A genomic window from Algoriphagus sp. Y33 includes:
- a CDS encoding GMC oxidoreductase yields the protein MSFQINSPGDSYDVIIVGSGAGGGMASKILSEAGLSVAVVEAGGDFDPAKEEDRTQLRPPWESPRRGAGTQLRPFGDFDAAIGGWEIEGEPYTRKDGSEFDWFRSRMVGGRTNHWGRISLRFGPNDFKRASIDGLGDDWPIGYDDVKPYYDKVDKLIGVYGTKEGIYNEPDGFFLPPPKPRLHELYLKKGTTAASIPMIPSRLSMLTRPINKERGVCFFCRQCNRACQVYADFSAGTCLVHPAMKQGKVDLYTHSMVRKVTTDDSGKATGVSFVNVKDMKEYKLKSRVVVLGASACETSRIMLNSISKTHPNGIGNSSGVLGHYLHDSTGASRSGIIPDLMGRDRYNEDGTGGMHMYTPWWLDNKKLDFARGYHIEYGGGMSQPSYGAGNGMDSMRKYITDEFGKPSANGGYGVGLKKDIRQIYGSTVGMAGRGESVPRFDNYCEIDPTVVDKFGIPVLRFNYKWTDQEINQAKHMQDTFEEILTGAGAKLLGSKPGADTLYGLAAPGRIIHEVGTARMGNNPKTSVLNSNSQAHDCKNLFVVDAGSFVSQADKNPTWTILALSWRTSDYIVSELKKKNI from the coding sequence ATGAGCTTTCAAATCAACTCTCCCGGGGATTCTTACGACGTCATTATCGTTGGATCCGGAGCTGGCGGCGGAATGGCCTCCAAGATCCTATCTGAGGCCGGACTCTCAGTAGCAGTTGTTGAGGCAGGCGGAGATTTTGACCCTGCTAAGGAAGAAGACAGAACCCAGCTTAGACCTCCTTGGGAATCCCCACGAAGAGGCGCAGGCACTCAACTCCGCCCTTTTGGAGATTTTGATGCTGCTATAGGAGGCTGGGAAATCGAAGGCGAACCATACACCAGAAAAGACGGGTCAGAGTTCGACTGGTTCCGGTCCAGAATGGTCGGTGGTAGAACCAACCACTGGGGAAGAATCTCTTTACGATTTGGCCCCAATGATTTCAAACGAGCAAGCATAGATGGGCTGGGTGATGACTGGCCTATTGGCTATGACGATGTCAAGCCGTACTACGATAAAGTAGATAAACTGATCGGTGTTTATGGCACCAAAGAAGGAATATACAATGAACCCGATGGTTTTTTTCTTCCTCCACCTAAGCCAAGACTCCATGAGCTTTACCTAAAAAAAGGCACAACTGCCGCAAGTATCCCGATGATTCCGTCCCGGCTTTCTATGCTTACCAGACCGATCAATAAGGAGCGTGGAGTTTGTTTTTTCTGTCGCCAATGCAACCGTGCCTGTCAGGTTTATGCAGATTTCTCCGCTGGGACATGCTTGGTTCATCCTGCCATGAAGCAGGGAAAAGTGGATCTCTACACGCACAGCATGGTAAGAAAAGTCACTACTGATGATTCCGGAAAAGCTACAGGCGTTTCTTTTGTCAACGTAAAAGACATGAAAGAATACAAACTCAAATCCAGAGTAGTCGTACTTGGCGCATCTGCATGTGAGACATCCCGGATCATGCTAAATTCCATATCAAAGACGCATCCAAACGGGATCGGTAATAGTTCCGGTGTATTGGGTCATTACCTGCATGATTCTACAGGTGCCAGCAGATCAGGGATTATTCCAGACTTGATGGGTCGAGACCGCTACAATGAAGACGGGACAGGTGGCATGCATATGTACACGCCGTGGTGGCTGGACAATAAAAAACTTGATTTTGCCAGAGGCTACCATATAGAATATGGAGGAGGAATGAGTCAGCCTAGCTACGGAGCAGGTAACGGAATGGACTCAATGAGAAAATACATCACGGACGAATTCGGAAAACCAAGTGCAAATGGAGGCTATGGAGTAGGGCTGAAAAAAGACATCCGCCAAATCTATGGATCCACTGTAGGAATGGCAGGCCGTGGAGAAAGTGTTCCGAGATTTGACAATTACTGTGAAATCGATCCAACTGTGGTGGACAAATTTGGCATTCCTGTACTCCGCTTTAATTACAAGTGGACGGATCAGGAAATTAATCAAGCAAAGCACATGCAAGATACTTTTGAAGAAATCTTAACTGGTGCCGGAGCCAAATTATTAGGATCAAAACCAGGTGCAGATACGCTCTATGGTCTTGCTGCTCCCGGAAGAATCATTCACGAAGTGGGCACAGCAAGAATGGGGAATAACCCAAAAACATCTGTGCTTAACTCTAATTCACAAGCCCATGATTGCAAAAATTTGTTTGTAGTAGATGCAGGATCTTTTGTATCTCAAGCGGATAAAAACCCCACTTGGACGATCTTAGCGCTAAGCTGGAGAACATCAGATTACATCGTATCAGAACTGAAAAAGAAAAATATTTAA
- a CDS encoding porin family protein, translating to MKKIILSFALLTIVLTSYSQGIYIGPKVGLSQTKLDLKSDQFKNGESKFGYHLGVFARINLVGLYLQPEVLFTQTQGQFSFDAEDQPIREYDADFNRVDIPVMLGFKMFKLLRVQAGPVASINVNSKLKEAGETVRDADFRSATIGYQAGLGLDIGNLIIDAKYESALDKFTGSMAGFNTDQRTNQWILSVGFRIF from the coding sequence ATGAAAAAAATCATTCTTTCCTTCGCATTGCTTACAATTGTGCTGACAAGCTATTCTCAGGGGATCTATATAGGTCCAAAGGTGGGGCTTAGCCAAACAAAACTTGATCTTAAAAGTGATCAATTCAAAAACGGAGAATCAAAATTCGGATACCATTTAGGGGTTTTTGCCAGAATCAATCTGGTTGGTTTATATCTTCAGCCCGAGGTATTGTTTACCCAAACTCAAGGGCAGTTTTCATTCGATGCGGAAGACCAACCTATTCGGGAATATGATGCGGATTTTAACCGGGTGGATATTCCTGTAATGCTGGGCTTTAAGATGTTTAAACTGCTGAGAGTACAGGCAGGTCCAGTAGCGAGTATCAATGTGAACTCAAAGCTGAAAGAGGCTGGGGAAACGGTACGAGATGCGGATTTTAGGAGTGCAACCATTGGCTATCAGGCAGGCCTTGGACTGGATATTGGCAATCTGATAATTGATGCCAAGTATGAAAGTGCTTTGGATAAGTTTACGGGAAGCATGGCAGGTTTCAACACCGACCAGCGAACAAACCAGTGGATATTGTCGGTAGGTTTTAGAATATTCTAG
- a CDS encoding TonB-dependent receptor, with translation MKGFSTLLTIYFLSIIGAYSQSVYELRGSIKAIGGEPLVGASIQVAGTSFGTVTDIDGNYSLVFDKPGEYQLKLSFIGYNTVNEKIIINKPIFTRSFQLQEETSNLQEVEILGRKEEGYKNTATFLGSKTQTNIKDLPQSVSYVTKELILDQGLMRVGETVKNFSGVSQFTFYDDITIRGFRINGGSNTQLVNGMRSTSGFWKQPLINYLERVEVLKGPSSALFGNASPGGVVNRVTKKPLDINRNSLSFSVGSFNNFRGLADFTGPANKSKTLLYRLNLGYEDTQNFRDLQFDKNIVVAPSFSFIASEKTRVNLDLVFNNSNSRLDRGQSTFEDDLYSTPTSRSLNTANDFLKEQTYTITTSLNHQISKDISFNASYMKTGYNEDLTEHRSSNSYAVDGDGNTIGTMVARQVFIRKRTRFVDNLSAYFNIQKKTGEVSHKLVVGYDYAQETLPAGGSQLTANGYRNATNTGFISSYNPANRENYLLDANGNPIPNVPHFDLENPIASQTMQDMSKYFYAQRSYDPTRYQLNGFYIQDQISFGKLEAMIGLRYEVYTDYENYKKVEEEKVNQNVLLPRFGLVFKANEHINFYGTYVEGYNPQTASTISNPNAGGPFDPLISSMVEFGMKSDWFNKRLELTTGVYQIDQRNTLYPVPGEIDLLQQIGKESAKGVELDVTGRILMNWSVMASYAYNVAEITESPNEEDLNRQKPNAPKHQGNLWTKYEFDQGSLTGLGVGFGANFVTERNLSLNATQTIPGYSLMNAALFYTTGNVRLQLNVNNLADKTHWVGGYDYLRLFPGAPRNVLGTITFSF, from the coding sequence ATGAAAGGATTTTCTACCCTTTTGACCATATACTTCCTAAGTATTATAGGTGCCTATAGCCAGTCCGTCTACGAATTACGGGGATCCATTAAAGCGATCGGCGGAGAACCTTTGGTCGGTGCAAGCATCCAGGTTGCCGGCACTTCTTTTGGCACAGTTACAGATATTGATGGGAATTATTCCCTTGTTTTCGACAAGCCGGGAGAGTATCAATTGAAATTATCATTCATTGGATACAACACTGTCAATGAAAAAATAATTATCAACAAGCCAATTTTCACAAGAAGCTTCCAGCTGCAAGAAGAAACGTCCAACCTACAGGAAGTAGAGATCCTAGGTAGGAAAGAAGAAGGTTATAAAAACACTGCCACTTTTCTAGGGAGCAAAACTCAGACTAATATCAAAGATTTGCCACAATCAGTTTCTTATGTAACCAAAGAATTAATTTTGGATCAAGGACTGATGCGCGTGGGAGAAACTGTCAAAAACTTCTCGGGAGTAAGTCAGTTCACTTTTTATGACGACATCACCATCCGTGGTTTCCGAATCAACGGTGGAAGCAATACCCAGCTGGTAAACGGCATGCGCTCCACTTCCGGATTTTGGAAGCAGCCACTGATCAATTATTTGGAAAGAGTAGAAGTATTGAAAGGCCCTTCTTCGGCACTTTTCGGAAATGCAAGTCCAGGGGGAGTGGTAAATCGGGTAACAAAAAAACCATTGGACATCAATAGAAACAGCTTGAGTTTCTCAGTTGGGAGTTTCAATAATTTTCGGGGATTGGCTGATTTCACAGGCCCTGCCAATAAGTCAAAGACGTTGCTTTACAGATTAAACCTTGGCTACGAAGACACCCAGAATTTCAGAGACTTGCAGTTTGACAAAAACATCGTGGTAGCGCCTTCATTTTCTTTCATTGCATCCGAAAAAACCCGTGTGAATTTGGATTTGGTATTCAATAATTCCAACAGCCGATTGGATAGGGGGCAGTCTACTTTTGAAGATGATCTTTACTCTACTCCTACTTCAAGATCCTTAAATACTGCAAATGATTTCTTGAAAGAACAAACTTACACGATAACTACATCGCTAAACCATCAAATCAGCAAGGATATCAGTTTCAATGCTTCCTACATGAAAACCGGCTACAATGAGGATCTTACGGAGCATCGGTCTTCTAACAGCTACGCCGTGGACGGAGATGGGAATACCATAGGAACTATGGTAGCCCGTCAGGTTTTCATCAGAAAGAGAACCCGGTTTGTCGACAATCTGTCTGCTTATTTCAATATTCAGAAAAAAACAGGCGAAGTATCCCATAAGCTCGTAGTTGGATACGATTATGCTCAGGAGACGCTGCCTGCCGGTGGCTCACAATTGACTGCAAATGGATATAGAAATGCGACAAATACCGGCTTTATTTCGAGCTACAACCCAGCAAACAGGGAAAATTACCTACTTGACGCCAATGGAAACCCAATTCCCAATGTTCCCCATTTTGACTTAGAGAATCCTATCGCTTCCCAGACCATGCAGGATATGTCAAAGTATTTCTACGCTCAAAGAAGTTACGACCCCACACGCTACCAATTAAATGGTTTTTATATACAGGATCAAATCAGCTTTGGGAAATTGGAAGCGATGATAGGACTTAGGTATGAAGTTTATACCGACTATGAAAACTACAAAAAAGTGGAGGAAGAAAAAGTAAACCAGAATGTCTTGCTTCCCCGGTTTGGTTTGGTATTCAAAGCCAACGAGCATATAAATTTTTACGGTACTTACGTGGAAGGCTACAATCCGCAGACGGCATCCACTATCTCCAATCCAAATGCGGGAGGCCCATTTGATCCATTGATCAGCTCTATGGTTGAATTTGGAATGAAATCCGATTGGTTCAATAAAAGACTTGAACTGACTACAGGCGTTTATCAAATCGATCAGCGGAACACGTTATATCCTGTACCGGGAGAGATCGACTTACTTCAGCAAATCGGCAAAGAATCAGCCAAAGGGGTGGAACTTGACGTGACCGGAAGAATTCTGATGAACTGGAGCGTAATGGCTTCTTACGCTTACAACGTGGCTGAAATCACAGAAAGCCCAAATGAGGAAGATCTTAACAGACAAAAGCCAAATGCTCCAAAACACCAAGGCAATCTATGGACGAAGTATGAGTTTGACCAAGGCTCTTTGACAGGATTGGGAGTGGGATTTGGAGCAAACTTCGTAACAGAAAGAAACCTTTCGCTCAATGCAACACAAACCATCCCTGGATACTCACTGATGAATGCGGCACTGTTCTATACGACCGGTAACGTACGCTTGCAACTGAATGTCAACAATCTGGCCGACAAAACACACTGGGTGGGAGGATACGACTACCTCAGATTATTTCCAGGCGCACCCAGAAATGTATTAGGAACAATTACTTTCTCTTTCTAA
- a CDS encoding arylesterase, translating into MQFNLNHLFPSVLLLFFGLTVISCAEKKAETTQSETVLEKSVEENSDEKIILFFGNSLTAAYGIDPEDGFAGLTQERIDSLGLNYRVINGGLSGETTAGGLSRLDWFLEEKPDVFILELGGNDGLRGIKLTETKSNLLKIIDKVRSKYPETKIILAGMQIPPNMGQEYAGEFSAMYPAVAAEKDVVLIPFLLENVGGIPELNLPDGIHPTEEGHEIVFETIWPYIEQAL; encoded by the coding sequence ATGCAATTCAATCTTAACCATTTATTTCCTTCAGTGCTTCTCCTATTTTTTGGATTGACAGTTATTTCATGCGCTGAGAAAAAAGCAGAGACCACCCAATCCGAAACCGTCCTAGAGAAATCGGTAGAAGAGAATTCTGATGAGAAAATAATCCTGTTCTTTGGAAATAGCTTGACCGCTGCCTATGGGATCGATCCCGAAGATGGATTTGCAGGTTTGACTCAAGAGAGAATAGATAGCCTAGGACTGAACTATAGAGTAATCAACGGCGGACTTTCAGGTGAAACTACTGCCGGAGGGCTTAGCCGATTGGATTGGTTTCTGGAAGAAAAGCCTGACGTATTCATCCTAGAGCTTGGAGGAAATGACGGGCTTCGGGGAATAAAACTCACTGAGACTAAAAGCAATTTACTTAAAATCATAGATAAGGTCAGATCAAAATACCCTGAAACAAAAATCATATTGGCTGGCATGCAAATCCCCCCGAATATGGGTCAGGAATATGCCGGTGAGTTTTCTGCCATGTACCCTGCCGTAGCAGCCGAAAAAGACGTGGTTTTAATCCCTTTTCTCTTGGAAAATGTAGGGGGAATTCCGGAATTAAATCTTCCTGACGGCATTCATCCTACGGAAGAGGGGCATGAGATCGTGTTTGAGACGATTTGGCCTTACATAGAGCAGGCTTTGTAA
- a CDS encoding PepSY domain-containing protein: MAAKKSKNLLWKIHQWIGLYVGIVIAALSLTGAVAVFIPEIDAFLERGYELKETGDSYVPMNGIISQVQLENPDFRVLGAMPPAKAADPLILDIFYDAGAKDSQRIQVFINPYTGTILGQKSHTDSLSNYLRQIHVRLMDSWWGRQLVGLAGIGLFILCITGLLIYGQFMKNQIFGAIRQKNLRILMADWHKMIGMAALLFNLMIAGTGAWLGLQPVLIKAFDIKAPNTFVRSEKISNPEIDIDQEYDFWKAVEIAKAQIPEFTPTQVIPSKNGTNTIEVKGDAGHLPFEPHISKLVLDKTSLEILDVYDIREQAFSDKFYYIQEGLHFGRFGGIFLKITYALLAITSGVLSITGFFIYLIRKKKTGEEKDLVKKTIFIYSISTIALIVFLGLIAVFIGYAYATMLMTPAVYIFLFCFISYQLYNYWKKENLSKETIHEKG; the protein is encoded by the coding sequence GTGGCGGCAAAAAAATCTAAAAACCTTCTTTGGAAGATCCACCAATGGATCGGACTCTACGTCGGAATCGTCATTGCAGCGCTCAGTTTGACTGGCGCTGTTGCCGTTTTCATCCCTGAGATCGATGCATTTCTGGAGCGCGGGTATGAACTTAAAGAAACCGGGGATTCTTACGTTCCAATGAATGGGATAATATCCCAGGTGCAACTGGAAAATCCGGATTTCAGGGTCTTAGGAGCAATGCCGCCTGCAAAAGCCGCTGATCCGCTGATATTGGATATTTTCTATGATGCAGGAGCAAAGGACTCCCAAAGAATCCAGGTTTTCATCAATCCATACACAGGGACGATCTTAGGTCAAAAATCCCACACAGACAGCCTCTCCAATTATTTGAGGCAAATCCATGTACGGCTTATGGATTCCTGGTGGGGTAGACAACTCGTAGGTCTGGCCGGAATAGGATTATTTATATTGTGTATTACGGGATTACTGATCTATGGGCAATTCATGAAAAATCAGATTTTCGGTGCAATCAGACAAAAGAACCTTCGGATTTTGATGGCAGATTGGCACAAGATGATAGGAATGGCCGCACTGCTTTTCAATCTGATGATTGCCGGAACCGGTGCATGGCTGGGACTTCAGCCGGTTTTGATCAAAGCTTTTGACATCAAAGCTCCTAATACTTTTGTAAGATCGGAGAAAATCTCAAATCCAGAGATTGACATTGACCAAGAATACGATTTTTGGAAAGCGGTAGAAATTGCAAAAGCCCAAATCCCCGAATTCACACCTACACAGGTCATTCCTTCAAAAAACGGCACAAATACAATCGAGGTGAAGGGAGATGCCGGTCATTTGCCGTTTGAACCCCATATTTCCAAATTGGTTCTCGATAAAACATCACTGGAAATTTTGGATGTTTATGATATCAGAGAGCAGGCATTCTCCGACAAATTCTATTACATTCAGGAAGGATTGCACTTTGGGAGATTTGGGGGGATTTTTCTAAAAATCACCTATGCATTGCTTGCCATTACTTCCGGAGTTCTTTCCATTACCGGCTTTTTCATTTATCTGATTCGCAAGAAAAAAACGGGCGAGGAAAAAGATCTGGTGAAAAAGACCATCTTTATTTATTCTATTTCAACTATAGCCCTTATTGTTTTTTTGGGCTTGATCGCAGTATTTATAGGTTATGCGTACGCAACTATGCTGATGACTCCCGCAGTTTATATTTTCTTGTTCTGCTTTATTTCCTATCAACTTTACAACTATTGGAAGAAAGAAAACTTATCAAAAGAAACGATTCATGAAAAAGGATAA
- a CDS encoding arylesterase produces MPSSAGGLSRLDWFLEDEPDVFILELGGNDGLRGIKLTETKSNLLKIIDKVRSKYPETKIILAGMQIPPNMGQEYAGEFSAMYPAVAAEKDVVLIPFLLENVGGIPELNLPDGIHPTEEGHEIVFETIWPYIENSL; encoded by the coding sequence TTGCCCTCCTCAGCAGGAGGGCTTAGCCGATTGGATTGGTTTCTGGAAGATGAGCCTGACGTATTCATCCTAGAGCTTGGAGGAAATGACGGGCTTCGGGGAATAAAACTCACTGAGACTAAAAGCAATTTACTTAAAATCATAGATAAGGTCAGATCAAAATACCCTGAAACAAAAATCATATTGGCTGGCATGCAAATCCCCCCGAATATGGGTCAGGAATATGCCGGTGAGTTTTCTGCCATGTACCCTGCCGTAGCAGCCGAAAAAGACGTGGTTTTAATCCCTTTTCTCTTGGAAAATGTAGGGGGAATTCCGGAATTAAATCTTCCTGACGGCATTCATCCTACGGAAGAGGGGCATGAGATCGTGTTTGAGACGATTTGGCCTTACATTGAAAACTCACTTTAA
- a CDS encoding gluconate 2-dehydrogenase subunit 3 family protein: MNRRENLKLLFTGSVGTGFLLTGCSPEEQSLQENALLDAGTIGGRTQEEKQRNQELLSETFFTDDERKKLSTLVDIIMPKDDESPAATEIGVVDFMEFMMKDQPGNQTPMRGGLMWLDFEADEKFGKTFNELSETEVMQIVDEVAWPDTAKPEYDGGVRWFNSLRNLTCSGYFSTEAGWKYIGYVGNKPNAWDGVPQEVMDKHGMHLEEKYISQYLKPEDRGTIIQWDDEGNVIG; the protein is encoded by the coding sequence ATGAACAGAAGAGAAAACCTCAAACTACTCTTTACCGGTTCAGTTGGTACGGGTTTCCTACTTACCGGATGTTCGCCTGAAGAGCAGTCTTTACAGGAAAATGCACTGCTGGATGCAGGCACAATCGGAGGTAGAACTCAAGAAGAAAAACAACGCAATCAAGAATTACTTTCTGAAACCTTTTTCACCGACGATGAGCGAAAAAAGCTTAGCACATTGGTTGACATCATTATGCCTAAAGACGATGAGTCCCCCGCTGCAACGGAAATTGGCGTGGTGGATTTCATGGAGTTTATGATGAAAGATCAGCCAGGAAATCAAACCCCCATGCGCGGGGGGTTGATGTGGCTGGATTTCGAAGCCGATGAGAAATTTGGAAAAACATTCAATGAGCTAAGTGAAACTGAAGTAATGCAAATCGTGGATGAGGTAGCGTGGCCGGATACTGCAAAGCCCGAGTATGATGGTGGTGTACGCTGGTTTAATTCTCTAAGAAACTTGACATGCTCAGGATATTTCTCTACCGAAGCTGGCTGGAAATACATAGGCTATGTTGGAAATAAGCCCAATGCTTGGGATGGTGTACCTCAAGAAGTAATGGACAAGCATGGAATGCATCTGGAAGAAAAGTACATTTCTCAATACCTCAAACCTGAAGATCGGGGAACGATAATCCAATGGGATGATGAAGGGAATGTTATTGGTTAA